A stretch of Gemmatimonadaceae bacterium DNA encodes these proteins:
- the aspS gene encoding aspartate--tRNA ligase: MHTDHLATALRTHLCGALRTTDVGKTVRLGGWVHRARDLGGLAFVDLRDRAGIVQVSFDPRTADAGVVSAAAALGPETVVLVDGEVVARPQAMRNPELATGEIEVRATGLRVVGPATPPAIPVARARNENLAAEELRLRHRFLDLRRPELQENIILRHRLMQVTRRYLSEHGFFEIETPILTKPTPEGARDYLVPSRVHAGEFYALPQSPQLYKQLLMVSGFDRYFQIARCFRDEDLRQDRQPEFTQIDIEASFIAQEDIIRLSEGLIAALWREAGQDAPDTFPRMTYAEAMERYGSDRPDTRYELELFDASDVFRGADFGITRSALEAGGRVRGLRVPGGATLSRKQVDEIEADAKKGGAMGLLRLKFANGALEGPAAKFLGEDASARLGLADGDLVLFVAGSDRVSSASLDRVRQNVARRLNLVPANESRFLWVVDFPMLEKDPTTGALSPVHHPFTSPNPEDAHLLESAPDRVRAQAYDCVCNGTELGGGSIRISDPNVQARVFSLLGIDEATAQARFGFLLEGLRAGAPPHGGIAFGFDRIAMQLANAGSLRDVIAFPKTTAARALFEGAPSVVPSDDLNDLHISVTVEKSGEAT; this comes from the coding sequence ATGCACACGGACCATCTCGCCACGGCCCTTCGCACCCATCTGTGCGGCGCGCTCCGCACGACCGACGTCGGTAAGACTGTTCGCCTCGGGGGTTGGGTGCATCGCGCCCGCGATCTGGGCGGCCTCGCGTTCGTGGACCTGCGAGACCGGGCCGGTATCGTGCAGGTCTCGTTCGATCCGCGCACCGCGGACGCCGGCGTGGTGAGCGCGGCGGCGGCGCTCGGTCCCGAGACGGTCGTGCTCGTTGACGGCGAAGTCGTCGCGCGTCCGCAAGCCATGCGCAATCCCGAGCTCGCGACCGGCGAGATCGAGGTGCGCGCCACGGGTCTTCGTGTGGTTGGTCCGGCCACGCCGCCCGCGATTCCCGTCGCACGCGCGCGCAACGAGAATCTCGCCGCGGAGGAACTGCGTCTTCGGCACCGCTTTCTCGATCTGCGCCGGCCCGAGCTGCAAGAGAACATCATCCTGCGCCATCGCTTGATGCAGGTGACGCGCCGATATCTGAGCGAGCACGGGTTCTTCGAGATCGAAACACCGATTCTCACCAAGCCCACGCCCGAGGGCGCGCGCGACTACCTCGTTCCAAGCCGCGTACACGCCGGCGAGTTCTACGCGTTGCCGCAGTCGCCGCAGCTCTATAAGCAATTACTCATGGTGTCGGGGTTCGACCGCTACTTCCAGATCGCGCGTTGCTTCCGCGACGAGGATCTGCGTCAGGACCGGCAACCCGAGTTCACGCAGATCGACATCGAGGCGTCGTTCATCGCGCAGGAGGACATCATCCGGCTGAGCGAAGGCCTCATCGCCGCGCTCTGGCGCGAGGCGGGGCAGGACGCGCCCGACACGTTCCCGCGGATGACGTACGCGGAAGCGATGGAGCGCTACGGCTCCGATCGCCCGGACACGCGGTACGAATTGGAGTTGTTCGATGCGAGCGACGTCTTCCGCGGCGCCGACTTCGGCATCACGCGCTCGGCGCTCGAGGCGGGCGGCCGCGTGCGCGGGCTGCGTGTGCCCGGCGGCGCGACGCTCTCGCGCAAGCAAGTCGACGAGATCGAGGCCGACGCGAAAAAGGGCGGCGCTATGGGCTTGCTGCGGCTCAAGTTCGCGAACGGCGCCCTCGAGGGACCGGCGGCGAAGTTTCTGGGCGAGGATGCGTCGGCGCGCCTGGGGCTCGCCGACGGCGACCTGGTACTCTTCGTGGCCGGCTCCGATCGCGTCTCGAGCGCGTCGCTCGACCGTGTCCGCCAGAACGTGGCGCGGAGATTGAATCTCGTGCCGGCGAACGAGTCACGCTTTCTGTGGGTCGTCGACTTTCCCATGCTCGAAAAGGATCCGACTACGGGCGCGCTCAGCCCGGTGCATCATCCATTCACGTCGCCGAATCCGGAGGACGCGCACCTGCTCGAGAGCGCGCCCGACCGCGTGCGCGCGCAGGCGTACGACTGTGTGTGCAACGGCACGGAGCTCGGCGGCGGCAGCATTCGTATCAGCGATCCGAACGTCCAGGCCCGGGTCTTCAGTCTGCTCGGCATCGACGAGGCGACGGCGCAGGCACGATTCGGCTTCCTGCTCGAGGGACTGCGCGCCGGAGCGCCGCCGCACGGCGGCATCGCGTTCGGATTCGACCGCATCGCCATGCAGCTGGCGAACGCCGGCTCGCTACGGGACGTCATCGCGTTTCCCAAGACCACCGCGGCCCGCGCATTGTTCGAGGGTGCGCCGTCGGTCGTGCCCTCGGACGACCTCAACGACTTGCACATCAGCGTGACTGTAGAGAAATCAGGTGAAGCGACGTGA
- a CDS encoding PhoH family protein, which yields MSDDTVTQRISAEGADPLTLAGVNDANLIELSRLGGVRVTLRGDTLTITGTRDFVDRASHIASRMIDAARQRRDLTPDDVLRMGDIVDGGIDEDDDGDEAGGNGAGGNGAGPRIALPGVRKVIQPKTPGQAEYLKKIQENDIVVGIGPAGTGKTYLAVAAAVDALTRKRVRRIVLARPAVEAGESLGFLPGDMQAKVDPYLRPLYDALDEMMPFERVQRALEQRVIEVAPLAFMRGRTLGDAFVIVDEAQNATAMQMKMLLTRLGVNSKMVITGDKTQVDLPKREDSGLLQVERILPGIDGIGFHYFTEVDVVRHRLVRDIVRAYAADAGE from the coding sequence GTGAGTGACGATACCGTCACGCAGCGAATCTCCGCGGAAGGGGCCGACCCACTCACGCTGGCCGGCGTGAACGACGCCAATCTGATCGAGTTGTCCCGCCTGGGAGGCGTGCGCGTCACCCTGCGCGGCGATACGCTGACCATCACAGGGACGCGTGATTTCGTCGATCGCGCGTCGCACATCGCGAGTCGGATGATCGACGCGGCGCGCCAGCGCCGCGACCTCACGCCGGACGATGTGCTGCGCATGGGCGACATCGTCGACGGCGGCATCGATGAAGACGACGACGGCGATGAAGCGGGCGGCAACGGCGCCGGTGGCAACGGAGCCGGGCCGCGCATCGCGCTGCCGGGCGTTCGCAAAGTCATTCAGCCCAAGACGCCGGGCCAGGCCGAGTATCTGAAGAAGATTCAGGAAAACGACATCGTCGTCGGCATCGGGCCCGCGGGCACGGGCAAGACCTACCTCGCGGTGGCGGCCGCGGTCGACGCGCTGACGCGAAAGCGCGTGCGGCGCATCGTGCTCGCGCGGCCGGCGGTCGAAGCCGGGGAGAGCCTGGGCTTTCTTCCGGGCGACATGCAGGCGAAGGTCGATCCGTATCTCCGCCCGCTGTACGATGCGCTCGACGAGATGATGCCGTTCGAGCGCGTGCAGCGCGCGCTCGAGCAGCGCGTGATCGAAGTGGCGCCCCTCGCGTTCATGCGCGGCCGCACGTTGGGCGACGCATTCGTGATCGTGGATGAAGCACAGAACGCCACCGCGATGCAGATGAAGATGCTGCTCACGCGTCTGGGCGTGAATTCGAAAATGGTCATCACCGGCGACAAGACGCAGGTCGACCTCCCGAAGCGCGAAGACTCCGGCCTGCTCCAGGTCGAGCGCATTCTGCCCGGCATCGACGGCATCGGGTTTCACTATTTCACCGAGGTCGACGTGGTCCGCCATCGGCTGGTCCGCGACATCGTCCGCGCCTACGCTGCCGACGCCGGGGAGTAG
- a CDS encoding HDIG domain-containing protein translates to MFHAARIAVAVALAVLTYALFPASPAIDLPVYEVGSVAADNVIAPFRYRVLKTPAQLRTEQDAAVRSVEPVFLYVPAALDSARQSLEAFASAIASAAHTPPPYAATAVQRAAQSWGIRLSSGEATYLANETRRKALLLSLGRVFDRWLSAGVAQSGALDSLRGEVVVRVGNEDRRVPSDSITTFNMLVSRARLLHPDPGSATGDSVYTRLLATFFHPTIVPDHATTEMRRDEARRSVPTAQYDVLAGEKIIGANEVVGREQNEKLRALRDASDAYRGSTRSGRRIVGAVLFDFVLIALIGLTLVVFRPGVYANFRRLLTVAGCSALVIAGGAIVAHLRPIHPELVPVALAAVILSALFDRRVSMVTATVLATLVAGQSVYRGTNALFINLVGGVVAAFAVGEISRRNQSYRWMMAIGAAYIVTATAIGLTLDLPSRDILVSAGFGILNAFACVLIGVMLLPMAEAFTGIETDLTLLEWSDLNRPLMQRLSLEAPGTYAHTIAIANLAEAACRAIGANALLARVGAYYHDIGKIAKPQFFVENQAKGRNPHDALQPGASARIIRDHVHQGLELAAEHKLPRALRAFITEHHGTGTITYFLDKARRDDAATASDEFVYPGPRPKSAETAVVMLADGIEAAARVLHEPTPARIRDVVEHIVRQRVDDGQLADAPLTLRQLEMIKDVFVRVLVGMYHNRIDYPAAAGGVGSEFASA, encoded by the coding sequence ATGTTTCACGCGGCGCGAATCGCCGTCGCCGTCGCGCTTGCCGTCCTCACGTACGCGTTATTTCCGGCGTCCCCGGCGATCGACTTGCCGGTGTACGAGGTTGGTTCCGTCGCCGCGGACAACGTCATCGCCCCGTTTCGTTACAGAGTTCTAAAGACCCCGGCGCAGTTGCGCACGGAGCAGGACGCGGCGGTGCGGTCGGTCGAACCGGTATTTCTTTACGTCCCCGCGGCGCTCGACAGCGCTCGGCAGTCGCTCGAGGCGTTCGCCTCGGCCATCGCGTCCGCCGCGCACACCCCGCCGCCGTACGCGGCGACGGCGGTCCAGCGCGCCGCGCAAAGCTGGGGTATTCGGCTGAGCAGCGGCGAAGCCACGTATCTCGCGAACGAAACGCGCCGCAAGGCGCTGCTGCTCTCGCTGGGCCGCGTGTTCGATCGCTGGCTCAGCGCCGGCGTCGCACAGAGCGGCGCGCTCGACTCCCTGCGCGGCGAAGTCGTCGTTCGCGTCGGCAACGAAGATCGGCGGGTGCCGAGCGACAGCATCACGACGTTCAACATGCTCGTGAGCCGCGCGCGCCTGCTGCACCCGGACCCGGGGTCGGCAACCGGCGATTCGGTCTATACACGATTGCTGGCCACGTTTTTCCATCCCACCATCGTTCCGGATCACGCGACGACGGAGATGCGCCGGGATGAGGCGCGCCGCTCCGTTCCGACCGCCCAGTACGACGTCCTCGCCGGCGAGAAGATCATCGGCGCGAACGAAGTCGTGGGTCGCGAACAGAACGAAAAGTTGCGCGCCCTGCGCGACGCATCCGACGCGTATCGCGGATCGACGCGCAGCGGACGGCGCATCGTCGGGGCGGTGCTGTTCGACTTCGTGCTCATCGCGCTGATCGGACTGACGCTCGTCGTGTTTCGGCCCGGCGTCTATGCGAACTTTCGCAGGCTGCTCACGGTCGCGGGCTGCTCCGCGCTCGTGATTGCCGGCGGCGCCATCGTGGCCCATCTCCGTCCGATTCATCCCGAGCTCGTGCCGGTCGCACTCGCCGCGGTGATTCTGAGCGCGTTGTTCGATCGCCGGGTCAGCATGGTGACGGCCACGGTGCTCGCGACGCTCGTCGCCGGCCAGAGTGTGTATCGCGGCACCAACGCGCTCTTCATCAATCTCGTCGGAGGCGTGGTCGCCGCGTTCGCGGTCGGCGAGATCAGCCGCCGCAATCAGTCGTATCGCTGGATGATGGCCATCGGCGCCGCATACATCGTCACCGCGACGGCGATCGGCTTGACGCTCGACCTGCCGTCGCGCGACATCCTCGTCTCGGCGGGATTCGGCATCCTCAACGCGTTTGCGTGCGTGCTGATCGGCGTGATGCTGCTGCCCATGGCCGAGGCGTTCACCGGCATCGAGACCGATCTCACGCTGCTCGAATGGTCGGACCTCAACCGGCCCCTCATGCAGCGCTTGAGCCTCGAGGCACCCGGGACCTACGCGCATACGATCGCGATCGCGAATCTCGCCGAAGCGGCCTGTCGCGCGATCGGCGCGAACGCGCTCCTGGCGCGCGTTGGCGCATATTATCACGACATTGGAAAGATCGCGAAACCGCAATTCTTCGTCGAGAATCAAGCGAAGGGGCGCAATCCCCACGATGCGCTGCAACCCGGTGCGAGCGCGCGCATCATACGCGATCACGTGCACCAGGGCCTCGAGCTCGCCGCCGAACACAAGCTGCCGCGCGCATTGCGCGCGTTCATCACCGAGCATCACGGCACCGGCACCATCACGTACTTCCTCGACAAGGCGCGACGCGACGACGCGGCGACCGCGTCCGACGAATTCGTCTATCCGGGGCCGCGCCCGAAAAGCGCGGAAACCGCGGTGGTGATGCTCGCCGACGGCATCGAAGCCGCGGCACGCGTGCTCCACGAGCCCACGCCCGCACGCATTCGCGACGTCGTCGAGCACATCGTTCGCCAGCGTGTCGACGATGGGCAACTTGCCGACGCACCGCTGACGCTGCGGCAGCTGGAGATGATCAAGGACGTCTTCGTTCGCGTGCTCGTTGGCATGTATCACAACCGCATCGACTACCCGGCCGCGGCCGGCGGCGTCGGTTCCGAGTTCGCGTCCGCATGA
- the ybeY gene encoding rRNA maturation RNase YbeY produces the protein MSLDVDVTTNGIRTSVGRVGLADAARAALRAERIGNALLSVTLLDRAGIARMNRRHLDHAGATDVISFGFARATPRDPVIGDIYICPDIARANAKERGVSPREELVRLVVHGTLHVLGYDHPESDDRERSEMWRRQERVVRRLAARGRVAR, from the coding sequence ATGAGTCTCGACGTCGACGTCACCACGAATGGCATTCGCACGTCGGTGGGCCGCGTGGGCCTTGCCGACGCGGCGCGTGCGGCACTGCGTGCCGAGCGGATTGGAAACGCGCTGCTGTCGGTCACGCTGCTCGATCGCGCGGGCATCGCGCGCATGAATCGCCGGCATCTGGATCACGCGGGAGCGACCGACGTGATCTCGTTCGGTTTCGCGCGTGCGACACCGCGCGACCCGGTGATCGGCGACATCTACATCTGTCCCGATATTGCTCGCGCGAATGCGAAAGAGCGTGGGGTCTCGCCGCGCGAGGAGCTCGTTCGGCTCGTGGTGCATGGGACGCTGCACGTGCTGGGCTACGATCATCCCGAGTCCGACGATCGCGAGAGATCGGAGATGTGGCGGCGTCAGGAGCGCGTCGTGCGCAGGCTGGCAGCACGGGGCCGCGTCGCGCGATGA
- a CDS encoding hemolysin family protein: MSELSAWILGIVAAGAATLFATADSALLAFHAAESSALDSAVVIERERRHRALSMARVLAYIVAGAAFAQALALETFGMWSRVLAIAVVTLVVCTLCEGVARAIGHADPMSIHARLMGVTRTVGWLLRPAVALGAALERALAVIIPESEREAEREASTEQFREVVAAEADVSSAEEELIHGVFSLGETEVQEIMVPRVDIVGIDDVTPWSEVLDRIRSSEHARFPVFHETLDEVTGILYAKDVLPSIITDEEPEAGWLSLARPPAFIPISKRIDTQLREFQATRTHIAIVSDEYGGTAGLITIEDILEEIVGEIRDEYDVEEPEIQQEGNRCYWVSGRVPLDDLRERLNWEFDLEDVTTVGGLVYSMFGRVPRAGESMTFTGFRIVVERVRRRRIERVYFERLLPAEKGAKGGDDEERG; this comes from the coding sequence ATGAGCGAGCTCTCGGCCTGGATCCTCGGGATCGTCGCGGCGGGAGCGGCAACGCTCTTCGCGACGGCGGACAGCGCGTTGCTGGCGTTTCACGCGGCGGAATCGAGTGCGCTCGATTCCGCCGTGGTGATCGAGCGCGAGCGCCGGCATCGCGCGCTCTCGATGGCCCGCGTGCTGGCGTACATCGTTGCCGGCGCCGCGTTCGCGCAAGCGTTGGCGCTCGAGACGTTCGGCATGTGGTCGCGCGTGCTCGCGATCGCGGTGGTAACGCTCGTCGTCTGCACGCTGTGCGAGGGTGTGGCGCGCGCCATCGGGCACGCCGACCCCATGTCGATTCACGCGCGGCTGATGGGCGTCACGCGAACCGTCGGGTGGCTGCTGCGACCCGCGGTCGCACTCGGAGCCGCGCTCGAGCGTGCGCTCGCGGTGATCATTCCGGAGAGCGAACGAGAGGCCGAACGCGAAGCGTCGACCGAGCAGTTTCGCGAAGTCGTGGCCGCGGAAGCGGACGTCTCTTCGGCCGAAGAAGAGTTGATTCACGGCGTCTTCTCGCTCGGCGAAACCGAAGTGCAGGAAATCATGGTTCCGCGCGTGGACATCGTCGGCATCGACGACGTGACGCCGTGGTCCGAGGTGCTCGATCGCATTCGGAGCTCGGAACACGCGCGCTTTCCGGTGTTTCATGAAACGCTCGACGAAGTCACCGGCATTCTCTACGCGAAGGACGTGCTGCCGTCGATCATCACCGACGAAGAGCCCGAAGCAGGGTGGCTCTCGCTCGCGCGTCCACCGGCGTTCATCCCGATCTCGAAACGCATCGACACGCAGCTTCGCGAGTTTCAGGCGACGCGCACGCACATCGCCATCGTGAGCGATGAATACGGCGGCACGGCCGGGCTGATCACCATCGAAGACATTCTCGAGGAGATCGTCGGCGAGATTCGCGATGAATATGACGTCGAGGAGCCCGAGATCCAGCAGGAAGGAAACCGGTGCTACTGGGTTTCGGGTCGCGTCCCGCTCGACGACTTGCGCGAGCGATTGAACTGGGAGTTCGACCTCGAGGACGTCACGACCGTGGGCGGTCTCGTCTACTCGATGTTTGGCCGCGTGCCGCGCGCCGGCGAGTCGATGACGTTCACGGGCTTTCGCATCGTCGTCGAACGGGTGCGTCGGCGGCGCATCGAGCGGGTGTACTTCGAGCGCCTGCTGCCGGCCGAAAAGGGCGCGAAGGGCGGCGATGACGAGGAGCGCGGCTGA
- a CDS encoding CNNM domain-containing protein, which yields MKLSLPLIVLLIAVAWLTAGGMAVRSVSRIWLRHWAERQLRGAAAAVAYLERPHRLLTAANIGVAMVLLISGMIIGVSGRGIGVIWAAFAFAGFVIVVGQIVPRAIARRWPAAVAPLALPLLRLMDVATVPVIAVGRAIARIFVTERPEQRPLADRDPIQDLLREGELEGIGEHQEIAIISGVVEFSEKDVREVMTPRSEIFALPDGVDPHTLASQIAQSRWSRVPIYHGTLDQIVGMVHAFDVIKAEGDMPKTLRPVAFSTPTAPCNELLFRMLRERLHIAIVQDGGRTVGLVTLEDLLEELVGDIRDEHDEPEPPRVSK from the coding sequence ATGAAGCTCAGCCTTCCCCTCATCGTGCTACTGATCGCGGTCGCGTGGCTCACGGCAGGCGGCATGGCCGTGCGTTCGGTAAGCCGCATCTGGCTGCGTCATTGGGCCGAGCGGCAGCTGCGCGGCGCGGCGGCGGCGGTGGCGTATCTCGAGCGGCCGCATCGACTGCTCACCGCCGCCAACATCGGCGTCGCGATGGTGCTGCTCATCTCGGGCATGATCATCGGCGTGTCGGGGCGCGGCATCGGCGTGATCTGGGCGGCGTTCGCGTTCGCGGGATTCGTCATCGTCGTCGGCCAGATCGTTCCTCGCGCCATCGCCCGCCGGTGGCCCGCGGCGGTCGCGCCGTTGGCCCTGCCGCTGCTGCGGTTGATGGACGTCGCGACGGTGCCGGTGATCGCCGTCGGGCGCGCCATCGCCCGCATCTTCGTCACGGAGCGGCCAGAACAGCGCCCGCTGGCCGATCGCGATCCCATTCAAGATCTCTTACGCGAAGGCGAGCTGGAAGGGATCGGCGAGCATCAGGAGATCGCGATCATCAGCGGCGTCGTGGAGTTCAGCGAGAAGGACGTGCGCGAAGTGATGACGCCGCGCTCGGAGATCTTCGCGCTGCCCGACGGCGTCGATCCGCACACGCTCGCGTCGCAGATCGCGCAGTCGCGCTGGAGCCGCGTGCCGATCTATCACGGCACGCTCGACCAGATCGTCGGGATGGTCCACGCCTTCGACGTCATCAAGGCGGAAGGCGACATGCCGAAGACGCTGCGCCCGGTCGCCTTCTCGACTCCCACCGCTCCCTGCAACGAGCTACTCTTCCGCATGCTTCGTGAACGACTGCATATCGCGATCGTGCAGGACGGTGGCCGCACCGTGGGACTCGTGACGCTCGAGGATTTGCTCGAGGAGCTCGTTGGGGACATTCGCGACGAGCACGACGAGCCCGAGCCGCCACGCGTGAGCAAGTGA
- the meaB gene encoding methylmalonyl Co-A mutase-associated GTPase MeaB: MSGATMDREAKLLSDFDAGHKAALARAVSIVENHRPGFDRLLARMQARIGRARRIGITGPPGAGKSTLTSHLVQAYRAADLSVGVVAVDPTSPFTGGALLGDRIRMESVALDPGVFIRSMATRGSLGGLAAATREVADVFDAFGIDRILIETVGVGQSELDIARTADTSVVVLVPESGDSIQTLKAGLMEIADVFVVNKADRPGADRLRNELELMLGLRDGNTLKHVPAHHGVDLGRAMTKEEQFAMNPGRAARAASKERDADHWTPPVLRTVAQKAEGISEVVDALDAHFGYLERSGMLSRRRRARLRERVVDVVEQRVRRRLWHDHGTTEWLDAQLPALEAGATNPFDVADALLARSGNLLTRTT, translated from the coding sequence ATGAGTGGCGCGACGATGGATCGCGAAGCGAAGCTCCTCTCCGACTTCGACGCCGGCCACAAAGCGGCGCTCGCGCGCGCCGTGAGCATCGTCGAAAATCATCGACCGGGATTCGATCGCCTGCTCGCGCGCATGCAGGCGCGCATCGGCCGCGCGCGGCGGATAGGGATCACGGGGCCGCCGGGAGCAGGAAAAAGCACGCTGACGTCGCATCTGGTGCAGGCGTATCGCGCGGCGGATCTCTCGGTGGGCGTGGTCGCGGTCGATCCGACGTCACCGTTCACCGGCGGCGCGCTGCTCGGCGATCGCATTCGCATGGAGTCGGTGGCGCTCGATCCCGGCGTCTTCATCCGCTCGATGGCAACGCGCGGCTCGCTCGGCGGCCTGGCCGCGGCGACGCGCGAGGTGGCGGACGTGTTCGACGCATTTGGTATCGATCGGATACTAATTGAGACCGTCGGCGTGGGGCAGAGCGAGTTGGACATCGCGCGCACGGCCGACACGAGCGTCGTCGTGCTCGTTCCCGAATCCGGCGACTCCATTCAGACGCTGAAGGCGGGCCTGATGGAGATCGCCGACGTGTTCGTCGTCAACAAGGCGGATCGCCCCGGCGCCGACCGGCTGCGCAACGAGCTCGAGCTGATGCTCGGGCTGCGCGACGGCAACACGCTCAAGCACGTGCCCGCGCACCACGGCGTCGACCTCGGCCGCGCCATGACGAAGGAAGAACAGTTCGCGATGAACCCCGGGCGCGCCGCCCGCGCCGCGTCGAAGGAACGCGACGCCGATCACTGGACGCCGCCGGTGTTGCGCACCGTCGCGCAGAAAGCCGAGGGGATCAGCGAGGTCGTGGACGCGCTCGACGCGCACTTCGGATATCTTGAGAGAAGCGGCATGCTGAGCCGCCGCCGTCGCGCCCGGTTGCGCGAGCGCGTGGTGGACGTCGTTGAACAGCGGGTACGCCGCCGATTGTGGCATGATCACGGCACGACCGAATGGCTCGACGCGCAGCTTCCGGCATTGGAGGCGGGGGCGACGAATCCGTTCGACGTCGCCGACGCGCTGTTGGCGCGGAGCGGGAATCTTCTCACGCGGACTACGTAA